The following proteins are co-located in the Pyrococcus abyssi GE5 genome:
- a CDS encoding phosphoribosyltransferase yields the protein MKAFPAYLASWDDIEEWAKAGAWKVLESGWMPDVVVGLARGGWIAARLYCDYLGVKDLVSIKVEHWGITATPDGRARLKYGAQYDFEGKKVLIVDDITDTGESMSLAYEYMKSRNPAEIRTATLLNIKGSKFVPDYYAKDIDWAWIIFPWNFVEDMINLTNNLFEEKERLTTEEIISLFKELHGIEVPKEKLEEALKMAEKRNIFKFENGFWVKV from the coding sequence ATGAAGGCGTTTCCAGCTTACCTAGCCTCCTGGGACGATATAGAGGAGTGGGCGAAGGCGGGCGCATGGAAGGTCCTTGAAAGTGGCTGGATGCCAGATGTTGTAGTAGGCTTGGCAAGGGGTGGATGGATAGCGGCGAGGCTCTATTGTGATTATTTAGGAGTTAAGGACTTGGTCAGCATAAAGGTTGAGCACTGGGGGATTACGGCAACTCCAGATGGTAGGGCGAGGTTGAAGTACGGTGCCCAATATGACTTCGAGGGCAAGAAAGTTCTCATAGTGGACGATATAACGGATACGGGTGAAAGCATGAGCTTGGCCTATGAGTACATGAAATCAAGGAATCCAGCTGAGATAAGAACGGCGACGCTTCTAAACATAAAGGGCTCAAAGTTCGTTCCAGATTACTACGCTAAGGACATCGATTGGGCTTGGATAATCTTCCCATGGAATTTCGTCGAAGACATGATAAACTTGACGAATAACCTATTCGAGGAGAAGGAAAGGTTGACGACCGAGGAGATTATATCCCTATTCAAGGAGCTTCACGGGATAGAGGTGCCGAAAGAAAAGCTTGAAGAAGCCCTTAAGATGGCAGAAAAGAGGAACATTTTTAAGTTTGAAAACGGCTTCTGGGTCAAGGTGTAG
- a CDS encoding CBS domain-containing protein, protein MATKILVEQVVKRKAVVVKPSDSVHRVARILSKNKVGSAVVMDKDEVLGIVTERDILDKVVAKGKDPKEVKVEEIMTKNPVKIEYDYDVQDAIDLMTEKGVRRILVTKFGKPIGFVTAADLLSALASQNNEEEEEISKEEPEVYGICELCGQYGPLYKVHYEGREIWVCENCKDLIEGK, encoded by the coding sequence ATGGCAACAAAGATACTAGTGGAGCAGGTTGTCAAGAGAAAGGCCGTCGTTGTCAAGCCGAGCGATAGTGTACATAGGGTTGCGAGGATCCTTTCAAAGAATAAGGTTGGAAGCGCCGTTGTAATGGACAAAGATGAAGTCCTCGGAATAGTCACTGAAAGGGACATTCTCGATAAGGTCGTTGCCAAGGGGAAGGATCCGAAGGAAGTTAAGGTAGAGGAGATAATGACGAAGAACCCTGTCAAGATAGAATATGACTACGATGTTCAAGATGCTATAGACCTCATGACCGAGAAGGGTGTTAGGAGAATACTCGTTACCAAGTTTGGAAAGCCAATAGGGTTTGTAACTGCCGCTGATTTACTCTCAGCACTCGCATCTCAAAATAATGAAGAAGAGGAAGAGATAAGTAAGGAGGAGCCAGAAGTTTACGGGATATGCGAGCTCTGTGGTCAGTACGGGCCTCTGTATAAGGTTCACTACGAGGGGCGCGAGATCTGGGTCTGCGAGAATTGTAAGGATCTAATCGAGGGTAAGTAG
- a CDS encoding asparagine synthetase A — protein MNAVEIISRDIYKAIDIQTKILDYMTKFFTDRGFKWLLPIMLSPITDPLWPDPAGEGIRPAEVDVYGVRMRLTHSMILHKQLAIAMGLEKIFVLSPNIRLESRRKDDGRHSYEFTQLDFEIEGAKMKDVMRLIEELIYGLFRKAEEWTGREFPRARHFKVYDYKDILEEFGSDEKASMEMEEPFWIVNIPREFYDREENGVWKNYDLILPYGYGEVSSGGEREWEYEKIVAKIRAAGLKEDSFRPYLEIARAGKLKPSAGAGIGVERLVRFIVGAKHIAEVQPFPRVPGIPAVI, from the coding sequence ATGAATGCTGTTGAAATAATATCTAGAGATATATATAAAGCTATTGACATTCAGACAAAGATACTTGACTATATGACGAAGTTTTTCACGGACAGGGGCTTCAAGTGGCTACTGCCCATAATGCTAAGTCCAATAACGGATCCATTGTGGCCAGATCCGGCTGGGGAAGGTATTAGGCCGGCTGAGGTTGACGTCTATGGTGTTAGGATGAGGCTAACCCATAGCATGATACTTCATAAGCAACTAGCCATAGCAATGGGGCTAGAGAAGATCTTCGTGCTTTCACCGAACATTAGGCTCGAGAGCAGGAGAAAGGACGATGGAAGGCATTCATACGAATTTACTCAGCTTGACTTTGAAATTGAAGGGGCAAAAATGAAAGACGTAATGAGGCTAATAGAAGAGCTGATATATGGCCTATTCAGAAAGGCCGAGGAGTGGACTGGAAGGGAGTTTCCAAGGGCTAGGCACTTCAAAGTCTACGACTATAAAGATATCCTTGAAGAATTCGGAAGTGATGAGAAGGCTAGCATGGAAATGGAGGAACCATTTTGGATAGTAAACATACCCAGGGAGTTCTACGATAGGGAGGAAAACGGCGTTTGGAAGAACTACGATCTAATACTTCCCTATGGATACGGGGAGGTCTCTAGCGGAGGAGAGAGGGAATGGGAGTACGAGAAGATAGTGGCTAAGATAAGAGCTGCCGGTCTCAAAGAGGACTCGTTTAGGCCTTACCTCGAGATAGCAAGAGCTGGAAAGCTTAAACCAAGTGCCGGAGCTGGTATAGGGGTTGAAAGGCTTGTGAGATTCATTGTTGGTGCTAAACATATAGCCGAGGTTCAGCCATTTCCAAGGGTTCCAGGGATTCCGGCAGTCATTTAG
- a CDS encoding phosphoadenosine phosphosulfate reductase domain-containing protein, which translates to MRKKGPVVLGRFWIYWCEKCNVPLISEKCSVHGEDGVFKITLTPPGDVRFAFERDIELIRAVFLEHYGVDIKELMDGKIVLLNKIPGEDDSYEIIFDGFIFGIISFDPRSLKWRPGLKEEGARLLWEKFGKRMKKWVIIDRGAVEPVKNGANVLPVGIIEAEESIRRNDEVIVVSEDGEVVGVGIAKKDYEELINPSSRGTGIKMKRKAKGSGRRTNGKKAKIEDVIRANSQALEEKVKEAKEFMRKTAEKFKLPVSVAFSGGKDSLAVLGLALEEFDEFTVFFNNTGIEFPETVEYVESLRKELEPKGVRFIVADAGDAFWRAVNIFSPPGMDYRWCCKVTKLGPITLAIKRHFPQGVLMFVGQRKFESFKRYKQGRVWRNSWVPNEIGAAPIFHWTALEVWLYIFSRKLRYNPLYERGIDRIGCFLCPSQSLAEIERLKKEKPELWSKWEKELEKWRKKLNLPKEWIEYGFWRWRKLGKREVALAKDLGVEIPRERKWDVIEFSIEEEGESFIVRPSTRINLRRIREVAPILGEVEEGSNYLKAGKNLFDAEKNIIVSPSHEEAIASMFLLKRAYECVGCGVCVTSCPENAIFIDEKRKKAVVIAERCTHCRECMNSCPLVVIQGIDRIL; encoded by the coding sequence GTGAGGAAGAAGGGTCCCGTTGTCCTGGGTAGGTTCTGGATATATTGGTGTGAGAAGTGTAACGTTCCCCTGATTAGCGAGAAGTGTAGCGTTCACGGTGAAGATGGCGTATTTAAGATAACTCTAACTCCTCCTGGGGATGTTAGGTTTGCCTTTGAGAGGGATATCGAGCTGATAAGAGCTGTCTTTTTGGAGCACTATGGCGTTGACATTAAAGAGCTAATGGATGGTAAGATCGTCCTTTTGAATAAGATCCCTGGGGAAGATGATAGTTATGAGATAATATTCGATGGCTTCATCTTCGGGATAATCTCCTTTGACCCTAGGAGTTTAAAGTGGAGGCCAGGGCTTAAGGAGGAAGGTGCAAGACTTCTGTGGGAAAAGTTTGGGAAAAGAATGAAGAAGTGGGTGATAATAGATAGGGGAGCCGTTGAGCCGGTAAAGAATGGCGCTAATGTTCTTCCAGTTGGGATAATTGAAGCTGAAGAAAGTATTAGGAGGAATGATGAGGTAATAGTGGTTTCCGAGGATGGAGAAGTTGTTGGAGTTGGGATAGCAAAGAAAGATTACGAAGAGTTAATAAACCCAAGTTCACGGGGAACGGGCATTAAAATGAAGAGAAAGGCAAAGGGAAGCGGCAGGAGGACGAATGGTAAGAAAGCTAAGATAGAAGACGTTATAAGGGCGAACTCCCAAGCCTTAGAGGAGAAGGTTAAAGAAGCAAAGGAGTTCATGAGGAAAACTGCTGAAAAGTTTAAATTACCTGTTTCTGTAGCGTTCTCGGGCGGAAAGGATAGCTTGGCCGTTTTAGGTTTGGCCCTCGAGGAATTCGATGAATTTACGGTTTTTTTCAACAACACGGGAATAGAATTCCCGGAGACTGTGGAGTACGTTGAGTCCCTTAGGAAGGAGCTTGAACCTAAAGGGGTTAGATTCATAGTTGCGGATGCTGGGGATGCCTTTTGGAGGGCCGTAAATATTTTCTCACCCCCAGGAATGGACTATAGATGGTGTTGTAAGGTAACCAAGCTCGGCCCGATAACTTTAGCAATAAAGAGGCACTTTCCCCAGGGAGTTCTGATGTTCGTCGGTCAGAGAAAGTTTGAGAGCTTCAAGAGGTACAAGCAGGGTAGGGTTTGGAGAAATTCCTGGGTTCCGAATGAGATAGGTGCGGCCCCTATTTTCCACTGGACGGCTTTGGAGGTTTGGCTCTATATCTTCTCCAGGAAACTTAGGTACAATCCCCTCTACGAGAGGGGTATAGACAGGATAGGCTGCTTCCTATGCCCAAGTCAATCGCTCGCGGAAATTGAAAGACTCAAGAAGGAAAAGCCTGAATTATGGAGCAAATGGGAGAAGGAACTTGAAAAGTGGAGGAAAAAGCTGAATTTGCCTAAAGAGTGGATTGAATATGGATTCTGGCGCTGGAGGAAACTGGGTAAAAGGGAAGTAGCGCTTGCTAAAGATCTGGGTGTTGAAATTCCCAGGGAGAGGAAGTGGGACGTAATCGAGTTCAGTATCGAGGAGGAAGGTGAGAGTTTTATCGTGAGGCCATCCACTAGGATAAACCTAAGGAGGATAAGGGAAGTTGCTCCAATTCTGGGGGAGGTTGAGGAAGGGTCTAATTATCTAAAAGCAGGGAAAAACCTGTTCGATGCAGAAAAGAATATAATAGTCTCCCCTTCCCATGAGGAAGCTATAGCTTCGATGTTCTTACTCAAGAGGGCCTATGAGTGCGTTGGATGTGGGGTTTGCGTAACTTCCTGTCCAGAAAATGCCATATTCATAGACGAGAAGAGGAAGAAAGCGGTCGTGATTGCCGAGAGATGTACGCACTGTAGGGAGTGCATGAACTCTTGTCCATTGGTCGTTATTCAGGGAATAGACAGAATTCTCTAA
- the mce gene encoding methylmalonyl-CoA epimerase produces MFKKIDHVGIAVKNLEEAIKVWEGLGFKVEEVEEVPDQKVKVAVIKVGESRIELLEATSEDSPIAKFIEKRGEGIHHLAIGVENIEEKLKELKEKGYRLIDEEPRIGAGGAKIAFVHPKSVTGVLLELCERKE; encoded by the coding sequence GTGTTCAAGAAAATTGATCACGTGGGTATAGCCGTTAAGAATTTAGAAGAGGCTATTAAGGTTTGGGAAGGGCTTGGATTTAAGGTTGAAGAGGTTGAAGAAGTGCCAGACCAAAAGGTTAAGGTGGCAGTTATAAAGGTTGGGGAGAGCAGGATAGAGCTCCTGGAAGCTACGAGCGAAGATTCCCCAATAGCGAAGTTCATAGAGAAAAGGGGAGAAGGGATACACCACCTAGCAATTGGAGTCGAGAACATAGAGGAAAAGCTCAAGGAACTCAAGGAAAAGGGATACAGGCTGATAGACGAAGAACCTAGAATCGGGGCAGGGGGAGCAAAAATAGCCTTTGTTCACCCAAAGAGCGTCACGGGAGTTCTGCTAGAATTGTGTGAAAGAAAAGAATGA